The Lonchura striata isolate bLonStr1 chromosome 6, bLonStr1.mat, whole genome shotgun sequence nucleotide sequence AGCCTCGCAGGATCCCAGCGGCTGCTCCCGGGGATCCGTGCCCATGCTGAGCCCGTCGAACACCTCCAGCCGGACGCGGAAGGGGCTGCCGGCCACATCCCGCTTGACCAGCCGTCGGAAAAGGGTGTCGGGCTGCAGGAACCAGAAGAGCCCCATGGGCCAGACCCCGGAGTAGCTGCCCCCCAGGGCAGCATGGAGCCCGGGATCCACCTCTCCGGCTTCGTCAGCGCGGAAAAAGGCGCGGGATTGGAAGCACTCGCCCTGCTCGTCCTTCAGCCAGGCCCGGAGGGTGACAagttgggatggggacagtccCCGCACCCGGATCTGCACTGGCCGGTCGGCCAGCGAGGACTGcggtgtcactgtcacctccaCCATGGTGCACCTGGGAACAGGAATCACCCTGAGCGTCCCACACCCAGGAGGGGGCTGGTGGCAGGGTCCTGGAGCCAGGGATCCTCACGGGAGACCTCCAGGGTGGAGTTTGTGGTCCAGATAGTTCTGCTGGCatctctccttccctgtgcctATCCCTTtttcccatgtccccatcccctcgTGGTCCTTTGTCCCTTCTTTCCTGGTCCTTGTCCCCTCCTTCCCTGATCCCAGTCCTCTGTTTCcctatccccatcccctccctccctccacacCTCCCGCCCCTGACTCCAAACCTCTGCTCCAAAACTCACCCAGCAGCCGGGACACCCCTTTTCCATGTGTCTCCCAGCCCCGGCATTCCCAGCACCCACGCTcccccctccttctcctcctccccaccctggagccggagcagggtGGGGATCCAGAGGCTCGGAGCGCCCCAGTCCCACAGGCGCCCCGCTCCCCTCCGTGCAGCACGGCAGGCTGGGAACAGGGATGTTGGCCCCAGTCCAGCCCTGGGAGGAGACACGGCTTCTCCCACATCCGTCCCACCAGGAAACCGGCCCCCCAGGGCCCCAGCTTCCCTCTCTTACCCCGCTGGGCAAAGCCTGGCCgtgggctctgcagagggagagGTTTGAGGAGTCCTTGGAAATCATTAACCCGGGAATGTCGagggcagagccctcctgccccATGACCCCGTGCCCGCCTGGCCCCGGCCGCACCCTGAAATTCCTGCCAGTCCCCACTTTCCCTGTGGCACCCCCCCGTCCTGGACACAGATGGGACACACCCCGTTCCAATTCCCCCCCCCAAACTGTCACCCAGGATGAAGCTCCAGGGCCCCACATTCCCATCCCAGGGTTTCACACTGATTCCTGCAGTCCCATTTTCCAGCCGGTGCACCCCTTTgttcccccatcccctccatcccGGCTCACAACCACATATCCCTCCCCCAGGAATAGAGAAAGGGGTGTtcacagaccaaaaaaaaacaggaatgtTAAATCCATGTAGATTTCCAACTTCCAGCCCCCAGCGAATTCCCAGCATTGCCCCCACACAGGAGGGGGTGTGACAACATGCCCCCTTCCTTGCTGATGGGTTCCGGGGCTCATTCCCAACAGGAATTCCCTTCAAGGAATGAGGGCCCATGGCACACTCCAATCCTAGGAATGCCTTAGGGAAGGCCCCAGCTGGAGCCACCAGTTCCCAGAGCCACTGGAAACAAATCCATCTCAGTTCCTATTCATTTTTATAAGGAAAAGGCAAATTTGGGAAAGCAAAGTTCTGTTCCAGCCTCTGGCACCAGCTGCATCCTGATTCCACAGGGACTGGGGGATCCAGCAGCAGGAATGCCTGTGGAATACaccccccagccctgtcctgttGTTTGTCCAACACTGAGGGTCCTGCCAGCCATTCCTGCCTGGCAAGCTGAGGGAAAAgccctgggaaggagcaggatcCTGGTGGCAGTATCCCAAATCCTGCCTCATTCCGTGGCCGTGCTGCGCCTCACGGGCGTCTTCTGGAGCAGGGCCAGTGTATCCCGCTTTTCCACCCGcctcagctgcttcttcttGGCCCTCTTGAGCTTCAGGGGGTTCCGGatctgggaaatgggaaaagagaggagatTTCATGGGATCATCGtgtcctggaatggtttgggttggaagggcccTTAGGGATGACCCAGTTCCCCCCCtggccacgggcagggacactttccactagtgcaggtggctccaagccctgtcctgGAGCATTTCCAGGAATGGAGCAGAGTGTGGGAATGAGGCAGGATGGGCCTGGATGGCTCCCAGCCTCCTACCACCAAGGATTCAGGATCTAGGAGGGGATTTATCCCAAAACTCACCCCATCCTCACCCTGAGCTCTTCACCACACCCACCCTGAGCTCCCAGCTCTCTTCCCAATGGAAAATCCATGATTTCCCCACATGGATCCCCACCAGTGCAGCATTCCCCTCACTCCACCACCCCATCATCCCTCAGTTCCAAGTTTGGGAGAACATGGGGGACACGCTTCCAGCATGCCCAGCTTTACTGGGaatctcccagtgctcccaggaTCCTCcagagacagagagaggaaCTGGAGCAAATTGGAGGCTGATCCACAGGGGGCTGGAGGCTGTGGGGTGCTGCCAGGGTTGTTCCCAGCCGGCACAGGGGACTCACCACTTGGACAATCTCGGCTTTCCGCTCGTTTTCCAGGCGCCGCTTCAGGTTTTCCTCCCGCCTCCGCTTCTTTTCCTGTGGGAGCAGCACCACAACATTCCCTGCGGGTCCCTTCCCCTGGGATTAAACCCAAACCAGGCAATGCCCAGCCAAGTGTGAAATCTGTCattccagcagcttttccacccCGGCTGAGGCTGGAATTGACCCAGGGAGTTTATTCCGAGTCAGTGACTTGGGGCATGTGACCGTCAGCGACTGGATTTGGCACCAGGACAGGGAATTCTCCATCCCAGCTGCCCTTTTCCTGGGCTCTGCCACAGCTCTAAGGGCCGGGAAGAGGACAGAGACATGGGATTGTGCTTGGGAAAGATGGGAATTCTCCAGCTCCCGAGTCCCGTTAcctctttctccctctgctTGGCTTCCTCCAGCTGCCGTGCCAGATCCCGGACCAGCttcctctcctgcctctccttcaTTTTCCGTGCCCAGGAGCTGCGGAGCGCCTTGTCCTGGATCATGTGGGAGAACCTGCGCGGGCACACGGGAGGTGTTGGATCCTCAAAAACCCCGGCATGCAGCCGGGGCCACTCTCCAGAATTCCATGAGACTCCGCCAACCTCGGAGCATCCCACGGCATCCTCACCTCCTCTACATCCCCTCCAGGTCATCCCTGTCACCTCCGGATCCTTCCTAAAGCTTATGGATATCTCCGGAACGCCCTCACAAGCCCCGGAGAGGCCCCCAAACAATCCTGTCCCCCTCAAAGTTCCCCCAAACCTCATGACCCCTCAAACATCCCTTctggagcccagagccccccagaTCCCCGCCTCGCTTCCCACCTCTTCTTCCCGGGATCCTTCCACACCCGTCCCGACTTGGGCTTGCCCCGCGGGATGGCCACCACCGCCTCCTGCCGCTTCTTGCCGCCTTTCCGCCGCCGCCGAGCCGCGGCCGGAGCCGAGGCGGCCCCGCTGGGCCCCTCTGGGGTGgctcccggtcccggtcccgatcccggtcccggGGTCCCCTCGTTCTCCCCATCCATGATCCACGCGGCTCGGCGTCGCAGGAGATGACGTCATTGCAGCGCTCTCCGCGGAAGCGCGAAGCCAGAGCGCCTTCCTGGCCGCCATTTTTGTATTGGGCAACGCGCTCCGCGCACGGCGGCGGCCGCCATCTTTGTACCGGGTACGGCCGCCATCTTTGTGCCGGGCAGCACCGCCCACCACCGTGGCCGCCGGTACCGGGACCCCCCGAATTCCTCCAAACACAGCCGGGGCGAGGCCCCCCGTACCCCGAGTAACCCCCGGAGACACGcgcgggctgggctgggggagaggccTTTATTGGGGGCCGAACACGCTGAGGGCATCGCAGGGGGCTCCGGTAGCGGGACCCGCCCCGGGATGCGGCAGCACGTGCGGGGCTTGGCCGCGGCTACAGCGCCTGGGAAAGCAAAAACAGGGAAATCCTGGGAAATCTCTGCGAGGGACACGGGAACGCCCGGATCGGGGCGGCCCTTCGGGGGAAGGAAGGGATGGCTGAGCATTCCAGGGATTTCCAAGGGTCCCCGTGGATCCCCGCCTCCCTCACCAGCTGGGTGTACGTCTGCTGCCGGACCGCGTCGTATCCGAACGCCAGAACCGCCACGGCCACGCAGAATtccaggaggatgaggagcaccAAGGTGGAATCCAGCCCGTTGCTCAGCATCtgcaaggaggaggagaaggggaatATCCCGGCATCCACCACCCGAACAGAAGCTGGATCCTTGAACAGCCCGCCCAGAGACTTGGGATTCCCTTCCCGGGTGTCCCTACCTTGCTCTCCATGCTGAGGCACCATTCCGGGAGGGTCTGGAAGGGCTCGGGCTCCTCGCAGCCGGGCAGGACCCGGCTGATGGCCGTGCCATGGATCCCGGTGGCCACCAGCGTGCCCAGGACAACGCCCACATTGACCACACAGCAGGTCTTGACCTGCGGGAAGCACCCGGTGACACGGACCCCGGGAAGGGCTGCTTCCCACATGGATTATTCAACCGGGatcagagatctcctggagaaGCCACCCAGTTTTGTCCTACTTATCCCACAGTGATTCCAAAGCTATGAAGGTATCCTTGGAACTTTTATCCCCCTCATCCCACGATGAGCCCCATCCTGTGCTCCATGTGGGAGAGCTGGGCACTTCCCAAGCAGGAGACTGGCCTATGGATCCTGAATCCAGACTATGGAGGggtcctggcagctgctggaagaGACATAAGGAATGGGGGGACACCTTGTCCGTCCCAGCCTGGATCTTACCAGCACAGGGCTGTCTCTCCTTTCACTTTCCACCAGCAACGAGCCCGAGACCAGGAGCTACTTGGAAAACAGCAGGAATTGGTGTCAGCAGCAAGGCACCTTTCCGTGGCACCCTTCCCGGTGTCCCTCCAGCTGGGAACTGGGGTTCAGGGATGCACAAACACCCCGAGATTGCCACATCCTCGTCCCAACTTACCAGGATCCCCAGCCAGAAGAGGGTGCCGCTGGCCACAGGGAGGGAAGGGTTGCTGTGCTCCGACAGTGTCAGGATGATCCCAAAGCAGATGTGGACAATTCCAGTGAAGATGTGGATGATCTGGggaaggatgaggaagagggaTCCCTATCCCATTACTGTGAGACCc carries:
- the CCDC86 gene encoding coiled-coil domain-containing protein 86, with the translated sequence MDGENEGTPGPGSGPGPGATPEGPSGAASAPAAARRRRKGGKKRQEAVVAIPRGKPKSGRVWKDPGKKRFSHMIQDKALRSSWARKMKERQERKLVRDLARQLEEAKQREKEEKKRRREENLKRRLENERKAEIVQVIRNPLKLKRAKKKQLRRVEKRDTLALLQKTPVRRSTATE
- the LOC116183694 gene encoding membrane-spanning 4-domains subfamily A member 15-like, whose translation is MPVTPAHPGSSATGEAAPGLEPLLEDFGSLQSRLVEQEGPDGNSMRRGGGRQLGVPSASWARSQAVAATTVTDAANVRIITEVIPATDPQAAQLASGSQAPARTSFQTHGFQRAHPRVFGIIHIFTGIVHICFGIILTLSEHSNPSLPVASGTLFWLGILLLVSGSLLVESERRDSPVLVKTCCVVNVGVVLGTLVATGIHGTAISRVLPGCEEPEPFQTLPEWCLSMESKMLSNGLDSTLVLLILLEFCVAVAVLAFGYDAVRQQTYTQLAL